Proteins encoded within one genomic window of Phototrophicus methaneseepsis:
- a CDS encoding ammonium transporter, which translates to MHKRRFLYRIISIAVALSFLFVMGMVSVAQDGAAEDTTEAVEEVMPEEAASMLTADDVQSNLDQVWILVAGFLVFFMQAGFAMLEGGFIRHTGVVNSLAENFMDACITGLAFFIIGYGIAYAGEGSLLFGTPVLALGGINGTAEGDGAEFVSFFFQFAFAGAAGTIATGAMSERTDFRGKLIYSAILGAFLYPIVVYWTWGGGILSAAPEDGGFGFLDFAGSTIVHQFGGIIALVGAIIVGPRVGRVFGNPPRPSNLGLAALGTFILWFGWYGFNVGSTLGASDQNALGLVAVNTTLAAAAGSVAAMFFVYFTKGGKWDLGFILNGSLAGLVGITAGCAFVSPIASIIIGITAGIAVVLAVDIVEAAKVDDGVGAFAVHGVGGMIGSLAIGFWGLPELTGTAGGLLVSGDPDLLISQIIGVVWVAVFAVVTGTIMFGALKALGLLRMPAAAETTGIDVHEHGASVWPDILPLPEEA; encoded by the coding sequence ATGCATAAACGCCGTTTTTTGTACCGCATAATCTCGATAGCCGTAGCACTCTCTTTCTTGTTTGTTATGGGTATGGTGAGTGTTGCACAAGATGGTGCGGCAGAAGATACGACGGAAGCTGTTGAAGAAGTTATGCCGGAAGAAGCAGCATCCATGTTGACCGCAGATGACGTACAAAGTAACCTGGACCAGGTGTGGATCCTGGTAGCGGGTTTCCTCGTCTTCTTCATGCAGGCCGGCTTTGCCATGCTGGAAGGTGGCTTCATCCGTCATACGGGGGTCGTCAATTCTCTGGCTGAAAACTTTATGGATGCCTGTATTACGGGGCTTGCCTTCTTCATCATTGGTTATGGTATCGCCTATGCCGGCGAAGGCAGTTTGCTCTTTGGCACACCTGTCCTGGCCCTGGGCGGCATTAACGGTACTGCTGAAGGCGATGGCGCTGAATTCGTCAGCTTCTTCTTCCAGTTTGCCTTTGCTGGCGCTGCGGGGACGATTGCGACGGGGGCCATGTCAGAACGTACCGATTTCCGTGGTAAGTTGATTTATAGCGCGATCTTGGGCGCTTTCCTGTATCCGATCGTCGTCTACTGGACCTGGGGCGGTGGCATCCTGAGCGCTGCACCGGAAGATGGTGGTTTTGGCTTCTTGGACTTCGCCGGTAGCACGATTGTGCACCAGTTCGGTGGCATTATTGCTCTGGTCGGTGCCATTATCGTTGGGCCGCGTGTGGGCCGTGTCTTCGGCAATCCGCCACGTCCTTCTAACCTGGGCTTGGCCGCACTGGGTACCTTCATCCTGTGGTTCGGTTGGTATGGTTTCAACGTTGGCTCGACCCTTGGCGCGAGTGATCAGAATGCGCTCGGCCTCGTCGCTGTCAATACGACCCTGGCCGCTGCTGCTGGTTCCGTCGCTGCCATGTTCTTCGTCTACTTCACCAAGGGTGGCAAGTGGGACCTGGGCTTCATCCTGAATGGTTCCCTGGCTGGCTTGGTCGGTATCACTGCTGGTTGTGCTTTCGTCAGCCCGATTGCATCGATCATCATTGGCATCACCGCTGGTATCGCCGTTGTCCTGGCTGTAGATATCGTTGAAGCTGCCAAAGTTGATGACGGTGTGGGCGCGTTCGCTGTCCATGGCGTCGGCGGTATGATTGGCTCATTGGCGATTGGCTTCTGGGGCCTGCCAGAACTGACCGGGACTGCTGGTGGTTTGCTCGTCAGTGGTGATCCGGACCTGCTCATTAGCCAGATTATCGGTGTCGTCTGGGTTGCGGTCTTCGCAGTAGTTACTGGTACGATCATGTTCGGTGCTTTGAAGGCTCTGGGCCTGCTGCGTATGCCTGCTGCTGCAGAAACAACAGGTATCGACGTGCACGAACATGGTGCTTCCGTCTGGCCTGACATTCTGCCTCTGCCAGAAGAAGCATAA
- a CDS encoding NUDIX hydrolase, protein MGKKQRIRTLALAHMRQGEHIFVGENIAPSTGRVFYRPIGGGVEFGEHARDALIREIDEEIGVAIRDVRFACVLENIFAYEGAAGHEICLMFACAFTEAAHRALDYRVQGTDDGDVLYIGRWMPIAYFVEGGAPLYPDGYLDYLLKQQVNFD, encoded by the coding sequence GTGGGTAAAAAACAACGCATTCGTACGCTGGCCCTTGCCCATATGCGCCAGGGTGAACATATCTTCGTTGGCGAAAATATAGCGCCTTCGACAGGGCGTGTTTTCTATCGACCTATAGGCGGCGGCGTTGAATTTGGCGAGCACGCCAGAGATGCGCTCATCCGCGAGATTGACGAAGAAATTGGGGTGGCGATACGTGATGTGCGATTCGCCTGCGTATTGGAGAACATCTTCGCCTATGAAGGTGCGGCAGGGCATGAGATCTGCCTGATGTTCGCATGTGCTTTCACGGAAGCAGCGCATCGCGCGCTGGATTATAGGGTGCAGGGCACTGACGATGGCGATGTGCTCTATATAGGTCGTTGGATGCCCATTGCCTATTTTGTGGAGGGTGGCGCGCCGCTGTACCCGGATGGGTATCTGGATTATTTACTCAAGCAGCAGGTAAACTTTGACTGA
- a CDS encoding uracil-DNA glycosylase: MVTEPTIEGIIAALAGAETATDAYNEYADNSPYNAIRRANFRLYLTHMLARQPQTMLIMEAPGYRGCRLTGVPVTSRKVLIEGVPGIDMFGAEQGYQLTEDPGFERIYGEQSATIVWGTLAELGRAPLIWNTFPFHPHKPDQPLTNRRPRTPEIALGQVFIQAVMTLFQPQQVIAVGNVAHDTLTRMSITSEKVRHPAQGGKNDFVAGLTALL; the protein is encoded by the coding sequence ATGGTGACTGAACCCACGATAGAGGGCATTATAGCGGCGCTGGCAGGTGCTGAGACTGCCACCGATGCTTATAACGAATATGCAGATAACAGCCCCTATAATGCGATCCGACGGGCCAACTTCCGGCTTTATCTGACGCATATGCTAGCACGCCAGCCCCAGACCATGCTCATTATGGAAGCGCCCGGTTATCGTGGCTGCCGCCTGACGGGCGTCCCCGTCACCAGCCGCAAGGTGCTCATTGAGGGGGTACCGGGAATAGATATGTTTGGCGCGGAACAGGGTTACCAATTGACGGAAGACCCCGGCTTTGAGCGCATCTACGGGGAACAGAGCGCGACAATTGTATGGGGTACATTGGCTGAATTAGGACGTGCTCCCCTTATCTGGAATACCTTCCCCTTTCATCCCCACAAGCCAGATCAGCCGCTGACCAATCGTCGCCCGCGCACACCGGAGATAGCCCTGGGGCAGGTTTTTATCCAGGCTGTGATGACGTTGTTCCAGCCGCAGCAGGTGATCGCAGTGGGCAATGTCGCCCACGATACTTTGACGCGCATGAGCATCACCAGCGAGAAAGTGCGCCATCCAGCACAGGGCGGCAAAAACGACTTTGTCGCAGGTTTAACGGCCCTGTTATAA
- the tkt gene encoding transketolase has product MSTAVQSDLKERAINTIRTLSIDAVQKANSGHPGLPLGAAPMAYVLWTKYLHHNPTNPTWINRDRFILSAGHGSMLLYSLLHLTGYDLPLDELKNFRQWGSKTPGHPEVHYTPGVETTTGPLGQGVGNAVGMALAEAFLANYFNRDGHTIIDHHTYAIVSDGDLMEGVAMEACALAGHWGLGKLIFLYDDNDITLDGEASMIFTDDVLKRFESQGWHTQRVHDGNDIVAIDEAITNARNETNRPSIISVKTIIGYGSPNKSGTSSAHGSPLGAEEVKLTKEALGWPTDEAFYIPGDVLEHFRSAIEEGTSQEAAWNKELEAYKAAFPDMAQIFDDAFAGRLPEGWDSEMPTFDPNKAQATRNANGAALNAIAKHVPTMIGGDADLAGSTKTLIKGEDNTGHLKPTARNLRFGVREHAMGSITNGLALHGGIIKPYTATFLTFSDYMRPAIRLGALMSAPALYIFTHDSIGVGEDGPTHEPVEHVMSLRLIPQLYVFRPGDAYESAAAWKTAMELNGPATLIFSRQDVPVLDGDNVEGIYEGVARGAYVLAETEELVDGLPEVILMATGTELSIALEAYENLEEAGVSARVVSMPCWELFEEQPQEYIDAVLPPEVTTRVSIEAGVTTGWQKWIGLDGIAIGVDRFGASAPYAKIYEEYGLTARAVVEAVSQLLDAEEDEED; this is encoded by the coding sequence ATGTCCACAGCTGTACAGTCCGACCTGAAAGAACGCGCCATCAATACGATTCGCACGTTGTCGATTGATGCCGTTCAAAAAGCCAACAGCGGGCACCCAGGTTTACCATTGGGTGCAGCCCCAATGGCTTACGTCCTCTGGACGAAGTACCTGCATCATAACCCCACCAACCCGACATGGATCAACCGGGATCGGTTCATCCTGAGCGCAGGCCATGGGTCTATGCTGCTGTATTCCTTGCTACATCTGACAGGCTATGACCTGCCGTTGGATGAGTTGAAGAACTTCCGCCAGTGGGGCAGCAAGACCCCTGGTCACCCAGAAGTGCATTACACGCCAGGTGTCGAGACAACCACTGGGCCTTTGGGCCAGGGCGTGGGCAATGCCGTTGGTATGGCCCTTGCAGAAGCCTTCCTGGCGAATTACTTCAACCGCGATGGGCACACGATCATCGACCACCACACCTATGCAATCGTCAGCGATGGTGACCTGATGGAAGGTGTCGCCATGGAAGCCTGTGCCTTAGCCGGGCACTGGGGCCTGGGCAAGCTCATCTTCCTGTATGACGATAATGACATCACGCTCGATGGCGAAGCCAGCATGATCTTCACGGATGATGTGCTCAAGCGTTTTGAGTCTCAGGGGTGGCATACTCAGCGCGTGCATGATGGCAATGACATCGTCGCTATTGACGAAGCAATCACCAACGCACGTAATGAAACGAATCGCCCGTCTATCATCTCCGTCAAAACGATCATCGGCTATGGCAGCCCCAACAAATCTGGTACCAGTTCCGCACATGGGTCCCCACTCGGCGCGGAAGAAGTCAAGCTGACGAAAGAAGCGCTCGGCTGGCCGACAGACGAAGCATTCTACATCCCAGGTGATGTGCTGGAACACTTCCGCTCAGCGATTGAAGAAGGCACATCGCAAGAAGCTGCCTGGAATAAAGAGCTGGAAGCTTATAAAGCGGCCTTCCCCGATATGGCCCAGATATTCGATGATGCCTTCGCGGGCCGCCTGCCAGAAGGCTGGGATAGTGAAATGCCCACCTTCGACCCCAATAAGGCCCAGGCAACCCGTAATGCAAACGGTGCAGCCCTGAACGCCATCGCCAAGCATGTCCCGACCATGATCGGCGGCGATGCCGACCTGGCAGGCAGCACCAAGACGCTCATCAAAGGCGAAGACAATACCGGTCACCTCAAGCCGACGGCGCGCAACCTGCGCTTTGGCGTCCGTGAGCACGCAATGGGGTCGATCACGAACGGTCTGGCACTGCATGGCGGCATCATCAAGCCGTATACAGCGACATTCCTCACCTTCAGCGACTATATGCGTCCAGCAATTCGCCTGGGGGCGCTCATGAGCGCCCCGGCACTCTATATCTTCACACATGACAGCATTGGTGTCGGTGAAGATGGTCCGACCCACGAACCCGTTGAACACGTGATGAGCCTGCGCCTGATCCCGCAGTTATACGTCTTCCGCCCAGGTGATGCTTATGAAAGCGCCGCCGCCTGGAAAACTGCCATGGAACTCAATGGCCCTGCGACGTTGATCTTCTCCCGCCAGGATGTGCCTGTGCTGGATGGCGACAATGTCGAAGGCATTTATGAAGGTGTCGCACGCGGCGCTTATGTGCTGGCTGAAACTGAAGAATTGGTTGATGGCCTACCAGAGGTGATTTTGATGGCAACCGGTACCGAGCTTTCCATCGCGTTGGAAGCGTATGAAAACCTGGAAGAAGCCGGTGTCTCTGCGCGCGTCGTCTCTATGCCGTGCTGGGAACTGTTCGAAGAACAGCCGCAGGAATACATCGACGCCGTACTGCCGCCAGAAGTCACCACACGCGTCAGCATTGAGGCAGGCGTCACCACGGGCTGGCAAAAGTGGATTGGCCTGGATGGCATCGCCATTGGTGTCGATCGCTTCGGCGCTTCGGCCCCTTATGCTAAGATTTACGAAGAATATGGCCTGACCGCCCGCGCCGTTGTTGAGGCTGTCTCGCAATTGCTCGACGCTGAAGAGGACGAAGAAGACTAA
- a CDS encoding SH3 domain-containing protein has product MALLFYIIGALATFAFIINNLWYTIRRKQDVSFREMLLAFFAALMPITALLVDNLSEARFDVLEELLFLLIIPLLITHIGLTIIDLVRPKRRRSGRGVLGVGIAILLLLATVGFNLSSQFIAFTRDEVVVRPTPINNVASAFNQCDQAVLGTQILDILLKNIAIDAGLDEEELLERFVNNGETTFGELVRANGQDPNQTVDRVVNEFRQFIAETAAACPQAGEEQINSGSINVIALFVRSFLLQAIEWPFDEFMDNSQQMMSSFAGAGGNDNEAEDTEETVIQATPNSVQLQETRAALVAAIPTVDVAPTATPTTTPTITPSYTPTVTRTPIATFSPTPTRQPFVTTTPSATATLPNPCIATTSYNVNMRDVPNLEDSEVVQTIPFETIFTVYGPNDDQTWWYGQYEDVPGWVSIDYIRLTQPCYDLPTYES; this is encoded by the coding sequence GTGGCACTACTCTTCTACATCATAGGCGCATTGGCGACCTTTGCATTCATCATCAACAATCTATGGTATACCATTCGTCGCAAGCAGGACGTCAGCTTCCGAGAGATGCTGCTAGCCTTCTTTGCGGCCTTGATGCCGATTACGGCCTTGCTCGTGGATAACCTCAGCGAGGCACGCTTCGATGTGTTGGAAGAACTGCTCTTTCTGCTGATTATCCCCCTTCTCATCACGCATATTGGCCTGACCATCATTGACCTGGTTCGTCCGAAGCGCAGGCGAAGCGGGCGGGGAGTGCTAGGGGTAGGCATCGCAATCTTGTTATTGCTGGCGACGGTCGGCTTTAATCTCAGTTCCCAGTTTATCGCCTTTACGCGTGATGAAGTGGTTGTGCGGCCCACGCCGATCAACAACGTTGCCAGCGCTTTTAATCAGTGCGATCAGGCCGTGCTGGGGACGCAAATTTTGGATATTTTGTTGAAGAACATCGCCATAGATGCTGGCCTGGATGAAGAGGAATTGTTGGAGCGCTTCGTCAACAATGGCGAGACGACCTTTGGCGAGCTTGTCCGTGCCAACGGCCAGGACCCTAATCAGACAGTTGACCGCGTGGTGAATGAGTTCCGGCAGTTCATCGCAGAGACAGCCGCCGCCTGCCCACAAGCGGGAGAGGAACAAATCAATTCTGGCAGTATCAACGTGATTGCTTTATTTGTGCGGTCGTTCCTGCTGCAAGCCATCGAATGGCCTTTTGACGAATTTATGGACAATTCGCAGCAGATGATGAGTTCATTTGCAGGTGCGGGCGGCAATGACAACGAAGCCGAAGATACAGAAGAAACTGTCATACAGGCGACACCCAACAGCGTGCAATTGCAAGAAACACGTGCTGCCTTGGTAGCAGCGATCCCAACAGTTGATGTTGCGCCGACAGCGACACCGACGACCACGCCCACAATCACGCCTAGCTATACGCCGACCGTCACGCGCACACCCATCGCGACCTTCTCACCGACGCCGACGCGCCAACCCTTTGTCACAACGACGCCCAGTGCGACGGCGACACTGCCAAATCCGTGTATTGCGACGACAAGCTATAACGTGAACATGCGCGACGTGCCCAACCTGGAAGATTCCGAAGTGGTACAGACCATTCCGTTTGAGACGATCTTCACAGTGTATGGCCCGAATGATGACCAGACCTGGTGGTATGGGCAGTATGAGGATGTCCCCGGTTGGGTGAGCATCGACTATATCCGCCTGACGCAGCCCTGCTACGACTTGCCTACTTATGAGTCATAA
- a CDS encoding alpha/beta fold hydrolase: MDPIIDYSPVFVEQPCTKQIPLNYASVCGTLYVPENRTRVNSPIIELAVRIVKTKSTQPLPDPIVYLVGGPGGSVVEQTGDFFLGNMMNFARDRDVIFFDQRGTGASRPRLQCEGIINTALNALTQEFTPDDERITYQYASELCSSDFRQQGIDLSTYTSANNAADVNDLRVALGYDEWNLFGVSYGTRLALTVMRDYPEGIRSVILDSVYPPQVNLFTEYMANAVRALDVLFAGCRADARCYAAYPETEERFYRLYDELNATPQIVTLVSNSGDEINIVLNGDRLFDWVFRWLYNIDNIRHIPRWLYEIDNGTYTSAVRAGLQQELVIYGIDQGMYQAVQCYDEISFLEPESFIKIRDTFPQYASTLDRMLTQHEALLDVCTGWQPVRAAELENEPVRSDIPTLLLVGEYDPITPPAWAELAAQTLTNGYLYEVPGVGHAVTFSSGCGQQIALRFLWEPSTAPDSACLAQAPSPMFVVTRLAYTGE; the protein is encoded by the coding sequence ATGGACCCTATAATCGATTACTCGCCTGTATTTGTCGAGCAGCCCTGCACAAAGCAAATCCCCCTGAACTATGCTAGCGTCTGCGGCACCTTATACGTACCTGAAAATCGCACACGGGTGAACAGCCCGATCATTGAACTGGCTGTGCGCATCGTCAAAACGAAGAGCACACAACCCCTGCCAGACCCGATTGTCTATCTCGTTGGGGGGCCAGGTGGCAGCGTTGTAGAGCAAACCGGGGATTTTTTCCTTGGGAATATGATGAACTTTGCCCGTGATCGTGATGTTATCTTCTTCGACCAGCGAGGCACCGGTGCCTCGCGCCCACGCTTACAATGTGAAGGCATCATCAATACAGCGCTCAACGCCCTGACGCAGGAATTCACGCCGGATGATGAGCGCATCACTTACCAATACGCCAGTGAACTTTGTTCGAGTGACTTCCGCCAGCAGGGCATTGACCTGAGCACCTATACCAGCGCCAACAATGCCGCCGATGTAAACGATTTGCGCGTCGCTCTTGGCTATGATGAGTGGAACCTCTTCGGCGTTTCTTACGGCACGCGCCTGGCCCTGACCGTCATGCGAGACTACCCTGAAGGCATCCGCAGTGTGATTCTGGATTCCGTTTACCCGCCGCAGGTCAACTTGTTCACAGAATATATGGCGAATGCCGTACGCGCGCTAGACGTCCTATTCGCGGGCTGCCGTGCTGATGCGCGTTGTTACGCCGCCTACCCGGAAACAGAAGAACGTTTTTACCGCCTCTATGATGAACTCAACGCAACACCACAGATCGTGACGCTTGTTTCTAACTCCGGCGATGAAATTAACATCGTTCTAAATGGCGACCGCCTGTTTGACTGGGTGTTCCGCTGGCTATACAACATTGATAACATCCGGCATATCCCGCGCTGGCTGTATGAGATCGACAATGGAACGTATACATCGGCGGTACGAGCAGGCTTACAGCAGGAACTGGTCATCTATGGCATTGATCAGGGGATGTATCAGGCTGTGCAGTGCTACGATGAAATCAGCTTTCTGGAGCCGGAATCCTTTATAAAGATACGCGACACCTTCCCACAGTATGCCTCCACGCTGGATAGAATGCTCACCCAACATGAAGCATTGCTGGATGTGTGTACGGGTTGGCAACCTGTGCGCGCGGCCGAGCTGGAAAATGAACCTGTCCGAAGCGATATTCCCACGCTGCTGCTGGTAGGTGAATACGATCCTATCACGCCGCCCGCCTGGGCAGAATTGGCCGCCCAGACGCTCACGAATGGCTATCTTTATGAAGTCCCCGGTGTCGGCCATGCCGTCACTTTTTCTTCCGGCTGTGGGCAGCAGATTGCACTGCGCTTCTTATGGGAGCCTTCAACAGCGCCGGATAGTGCCTGCCTTGCACAAGCGCCTTCACCGATGTTCGTCGTAACGCGCCTCGCCTATACGGGGGAATAA
- the mutY gene encoding A/G-specific adenine glycosylase: MSDSLAQALLTWYDQNAATLPWRSSRDPYRIWLSEIMLQQTQIDTVIPYYTRFLAAYPTVEALAAAPQDDVLKLWEGLGYYSRARNLHKAAQQVVATHHGQFPKTADELRTLPGIGPYTAGAIASIAYDEATPVLDGNVIRVLTRIHAISEDVTQTATKNHLWGLAAEHVPQQRPGDYNQALMELGQTICTPRTPQCQSCPVNTLCEAYATGTQNQYPQKKKRAPTPHYDVAAGIIYNNDGHMLIAQRPNDGLLGGLWEFPGGKQEVGETLPETLKRELREELAIEVTVGNLFTKVKHGFTHFKITLHAYECQYQGPMLPHTEPQLIEAQAIAWVTQGELARYSFGKADRMVIEALEKRRGMLL, encoded by the coding sequence ATGTCAGATTCCCTCGCCCAGGCATTACTCACCTGGTACGATCAAAATGCTGCTACTCTCCCCTGGCGGTCCTCGCGGGACCCTTATCGTATCTGGCTCTCGGAGATTATGCTCCAGCAGACCCAGATCGACACAGTTATTCCCTATTATACGCGCTTCCTGGCCGCTTACCCAACTGTAGAGGCATTGGCGGCAGCACCGCAGGATGATGTGCTAAAGCTATGGGAAGGCCTGGGTTATTACAGCCGTGCTCGCAACCTGCACAAGGCGGCTCAACAAGTCGTGGCTACGCATCATGGGCAGTTCCCAAAGACAGCAGACGAACTGCGCACCTTACCCGGCATCGGCCCATATACAGCGGGAGCTATCGCCAGCATCGCTTATGATGAGGCTACCCCGGTGCTGGATGGTAACGTCATCCGCGTGCTGACGCGCATCCACGCCATCAGCGAGGACGTCACCCAAACAGCGACCAAAAACCATCTGTGGGGGCTTGCAGCTGAGCACGTCCCACAGCAACGCCCTGGCGATTATAATCAGGCGTTGATGGAACTGGGTCAGACGATCTGCACGCCGCGCACGCCACAATGCCAGAGTTGCCCGGTCAATACCTTGTGTGAAGCCTATGCAACTGGCACGCAGAATCAATACCCTCAGAAAAAGAAGCGCGCCCCAACGCCTCATTATGATGTGGCAGCAGGCATCATCTATAACAATGACGGTCACATGCTCATCGCCCAACGACCCAATGATGGTCTGCTAGGCGGCCTATGGGAGTTCCCTGGTGGTAAGCAAGAAGTCGGCGAAACACTGCCAGAAACCCTTAAACGGGAACTGCGAGAAGAACTCGCCATTGAGGTCACCGTTGGCAACCTGTTTACAAAGGTCAAACACGGCTTTACGCACTTTAAAATTACGCTGCATGCTTATGAATGCCAGTATCAAGGCCCCATGCTGCCCCACACAGAGCCGCAGCTCATCGAAGCACAAGCTATCGCATGGGTCACACAAGGAGAACTAGCTCGTTACAGCTTCGGCAAGGCGGACCGCATGGTGATCGAAGCATTGGAGAAGCGGCGTGGTATGCTGCTCTAA